The DNA segment GAAGCGCGGCAGGGTGGTGCGGAAAGCGCGAATGAGGAAGATCGCCTCGATCAGGTCTCCCCGCGCCTGCTTGATCGCCAGCGCGGCGAGCGCGGCGTCATAAAGCGAGCCCTCCGCCATCACCCGGTCCACCGCGAGGGTCAGCTGTCCGGCGATCTGCTCCAGCGTGATCGCGGGCAGATTCGTGTTTCCTCTCCGACGCTTGGCGAGAAGTTCATGTGCGTTGCGGATGGCCTTTTCACCACCCTTGGCGGCCACATACATGGACTAGCCCTCCCTCACCGAAACCGAGCGCGGCAGACCCGCGACATGCCCGGCGCCTGCCAGCAGCAGGTCCAGTCCACGCGGAAACAGCGCCCTGTTGCGCGTCATGCGGCCCGCGAAGTCCCCCGGCAGCGGGTGCGCTCCGAAGGACGCGCAGCCCTCGATACCGGGCCCCTCAAGCTGGAAGCCGGGGCCATGGGAGCTTGTGTCCTGGAAGCCATCCACCTGCAGGATCAGCGTCGTCGACTCGTCCGGGAAATCCGGCGAGCCCTGACAAAACATATCAAAATCAATAAGTTCTGTAGGCCGCGCGACAATGGCGAACCGCGCGTCTGCCGGCGCGTCGACGATCGGCGCCCCGGTGTGAAAGCGCAGGAACTCGGCCACCGCCGGCTCCTCCGCCAGCGGGGCATCCAGCCAGAGCGGGGTTTCGAAGTCGCACAGCGCCAGCGCCAGCGCCGCCGCCTCGCGGTTCAGCGGGGCCGGGGGCGTGATGTCCGCCGACAGGGACGACAGACGTCCGGGCCGCGCCAGCGCCCACATCGCCGCGCGAAAGGTTGCCTGCGCCTCCGATACGGGATCGCGAAAGCCAAGAGCAAGTAATTGATCCGACATATCAATCCTCCCCGCGCACGAGCGTGAAGAAGTCCACCTTGGTGGCCGCGGTCTCCGCCTCCACCGTGGCGCGACGGGCGGCGAGCCGGGCCCGCACCGGGGCCAGAGCCGCCTCCACGGCGGCGCGACGGGAGGCGTCCTGCCACAGCGCATCAAGGATCGCGGCCTGCCGCGCCGCCCCCGCATCGCGGCCGAGGCGATAGGCAAAGCCGGCCTGCCCGCCTTCCAGCCGCACGGCGGCCCGCGCCACCGTCGCCTCACCGAGGTTGAACGGGGCACCATCGCTCCCGGTCCGCCCGCGCAGCATCACCAGCCCGACCTGAGCCGGACGCAGGTCGCTCGCGGCTGGAACCGGGGCAAGGGCATCGAGAACAGACGCCAGCTCGGCCGGCTCGGCCCGCGCGACAAGGGCCATCGCGTTTTGCCGGGCGACCTGCAACGCATTGCTCGAATTTAGCTTTTCTTCGGCGCGGTTCATGAGGAATCTGGAGACGTTGGGCAACAAGACCGTTTACTTACGGCCGAATTTGTATAATGATCTATACAAACAGGCAAGCCCGATCCGAACCGGATGAGCACAAAGATGAATGCGAGCGACGACACATCGATGACGGGCCCGGCCATCGCCGATGAGGCGGGCGCCAATGATGTCGCGCGCGGCACCGGGATCGCGCTGTGGCGACAGATCGTCGAGCGGATCGAGGCCGAGATCGCCGAGGGCAAGCTGGCCCCCGGCTCGCGGCTACCGACCGAGATGGAGCTCGCCGAACGTTTCGGCGTGAACCGTCACACCCTGCGCCGCGCGCTCGGAATGCTGACGGAACAAGGGCTTATCGAGGCCACGCCGGGGCGCGGCACCTTCATCAAGGAGCCACCGCTGCGCTATCCCATCGCCTCGCGTACACGCTTCTCGGAGATCGTCTCCGGCGAGGGACGTGCGCCGGGCGGGCGGCTGGTGGGCTCCCGCGTGGAGACGGCAAGCGCCGAGATCGCCGCCGCGCTCCGCCTTCCGCCCGGCGCCTTTGTGCTGCGCATCGACATGCTGCGCGAGGCGGACGGTGTGCCGCTGACCCTCGGCAGCCACTGGTATGAAGCCGAACGTTGCCGCGACCTCGATCTGGTGGTCGCGGCCACAGGCTCGGTCACGCGCGCGTTGGAAACACTGGGTCTTGGCGACTATCGCCGGCTGGAGACCCGCGTCACCGCCCGCCTCGCCGACGAAGAGGAGCGCAAGCAGCTCAGCCTTCCGTCCGGGCGCGCGGTGCTCGTGGTCGACGCCATCAACGGCGATGCGCAACGCCGCCCGATCCAGTATTCAAGGGCCCGTTTCGCCGCCGACCGCGTCCAGCTCGTGGTCAAGAACTGAAGGGTGTCTCATGGCGCGCATCACCAGCCTCGAACAGCTTCGCAGCCTCTACGCCGAGCCGCGGGACCGCAGCCGGCGCAAGGTGTTGCCCGCACTGGACGGGCACTGCCGCCGCTTCATCGGCCTCTCGCCTCTGGTGATGATGGCCAGCTTCGGCGCCAGCGCGCGGGCCGACGTCACGCCCCGTGGCGACGCGCCCGGCTTCGTGCATGTGGAAGATGAGCGCACCCTGCTGATCCCCGACCGCCCCGGAAACAACCGGCTGGATTCGTTGACCAATCTGCTCGCAAACCCGGCCGTCGGGCTGCTCTTCCTCATTCCCGGCGTCGACGAGACCTTGCGTGTCAACGGCACCGCCGCGATTCACGACGATGAAGACCTGACCGCCCTTTTCGAGATCGAAGGCCGTCGGCCGACAACGGTTCTGCGCGTCGCCGTGGAGGAAGCCTATCTGCATTGCGCCAAGGCCTTCATGCGCTCGCACGCCTGGGAACCGGCGCATTTCATGGACCGCGCCTGCCTTCCCAGCATGGGGGAGATGCTGCGCGACCAGCTCGGCCTCGCCACCGCGGAGACCCAGGCCGAGATGCTGACGCGCTACCGCGAAACGCTTTACTGATCGCTCCAGATCACGTGGGGGCCGATGTCGGCGAGATGCGCGCAACCGGTGAGCACCATCGCGATCTCCAGCTCGCAGCGCAGCAAATGCAGCACATGGGCAACGCCCGCCGGCCCGGCCACCGCGAGACCATAGAGACAGGGCCGCCCAACCAGCACGGCCGAGGCGCCGAGCGCCAGCGCCTTGAGCACATCCGTGCCGCGCCGTATGCCGCCATCCATCAGCACCGGCACCTTTCCCGCGACCGCGCGCGCGACGGCCGGCAGCGCGTCGATGCTCGCCGGCACCGTGTCAAGCACCCGCCCGCCATGGTTCGAGACGATGATGCCGTCGATGCCCAGCGCCATCGCCTGCTCGGCATCCTCGGGGCTGAGTATGCCCTTGAGCAGGATCGGAAGGCGCGTCGCCTCCCGCAGCCTGGCGATGTCGTCCCAACGCGCGGCGACATCGAGAAAGCCTCGGAACATAAGGCTTTCACCCAGTGCCGCGTGGGCGACATGGTCAGTATGCAGCCCCCGCAGATTGGCGTGCTCGGAGAGCTTGCTCGGCTGGTAGCCCGCACGCTGCTCGCGGTTGCGCAGACTGTGGATCGGCGCGTCGACGGTGACGACCAACGCACCGTACCCAGCCGCTTCCGCGCGCCGCACCAGTTCGATGGTAAAGCCACGATCGTGCTGGATATAGAGCTGGAACCAGAGCGGCCCCGTGGCCCGCGCGGCGATTTCCTCCAGCGTGAAGTCGGATTCGGTGCTCACCACCATGCCGGCCTTCGCACCGCCGGCCCCGATCACCGTGCCCAGTTCGCCCTCTGGCGCGGCAAAGGTGTGATGCGCGGTCGGTGCGACCAGAATCGGGTGCACGAACGCCTGCCCGAACAGGGAAAGCTCCGTACCCCCGCCCTGAAAGCTGCCGAGCACGCGCGGCGCGAGCTTCCGCCGCTCAAACGCCTCGCGGTTCCAGCGCACGGTCGTCTCGTCCGCCGCACCGCCAGCGTAATAGGCGACGGCCTGAGGCGACAGGCGCTCAAGGGCAAGGCGCTCGTAGTCGTCCAGCGCCACCGCGTCCTGGGGAATCTCAAAGCTCCTCGCCATTCACGTCGTCCCTTCCGAACCGCTCAACACTCGCGCGCGACGCATTGCGGCTGTCACAACCCTACCCATGCGCGAACCGCCCATTAACTGCCGCAGTGTTACCATCGTTTATGCGGATGACGCGACGGAGCCGGCGCGTCGGCGCCGGGATTCGGGGGCGAGGGTTACCATCATGGACGATGCCGACCGCACGCGCGGCGACACGACCGGTCTGTCGCTTCGCGATGCCGTCCGCACGGCACGGCTCGAAGCGGCGGAACGCTCCGGCGTGATCGTGGAGCTGCGCGATGCCAGCCTCGCGCGGCTGTCCATGCTCAACGAATTGCTGGATCCGATCTTCGCCGAGGTGCCCGACGAGCACGCCGATCTGTTCGATCGCGGCCTCATGCCCGGCGAGACCCCTCGTCTGTTCGTCGATATGGTGGCGCACATCGCGCTGGGACGCGACCGGCGTACCTATCGCCTGCTGCAGGACACCCGCGCCGGACGGCGCGTGCTGGCGGAAAGCAGCAACCCCCACGACATTGCCGATGCGGTCACACGCTACATCGCCCGCCGCCTCGTCGCCCGCGAGCAGGCGATGGCGGCCAGTTCAGCGCCCGAAGAAATCGCCCCGCGGCCGGCGCCTCACCATCCTGTGCCGACAGCGCCCGCCACATCAGCGCGCAGCGGGCGGGCGAGTGCGTTCCTGTTCGGGCTCATTCTGGGGGCGATGGCACTTGCGGGCGCAACGGCGCTCGGCGTCAATATCAGCCTGCGCTAAGATCGGTGCTGAGCACGCGCACCGTCCGGGTATCGACCGAAGCATCGCCACTCTTGAACCCGCGCGCTTCCATCGTGCAGCGCCAGGGAAATTTGGCATCCGGCAGTCGCTCGATACGGTAGAGGTTATACCCTCCCGGCCAGTGCCGGTCCTCCGGCCCCGCAGCGAAGGACGGGGCCTCGACGACGGGTATCAGGCCGGAACCCGGCCCGTGAATCATCTCCACCATCGGCACGTGGTCATGGCCACAGATCACCAATTCCGCTCCATGCCGCGCCAGGCAATCGCGAACCAGTTCGGCATCGATCAGACGCTTGTGCGTTGAACGCGTGCCGCAGGGCGGGTGGTGGATGAGCACCACGCGGAACAGCCCCTCCTCGGCAAGCTCATCAAGGATGCGGCCGAGCCGTTCACGCTGGCCGGAACCGACCCTGCCGGTCGCCATGAAGGGACGGGTCGGCACTGCCGTCGAGACTCCCACAAGCGCCACGCCGTCGCGGCGGCGCACGAAGGGAAACGCCTGCTCCGCGGTGACATCACCGTTCACACCGTCACCACGCATATAGTCGCCCCAGTTCAGCAAGGCGTGATGCGCCGTGGATCGGACATAGGCGTCGTGATTTCCCGGCACCACGGTGACGTCGTGCCCCTCGCCCAGCGTCTTCAGGAAATGAAGTGCCGTGGTGAACTCGGCCGCGAGGCCCACATTCACAAGGTCGCCAGTAACGGCGATATGGTCCGGAGCCATCGCCTTGATATCGGCGACCAGCAGGTCGATCGTAGCGATGTTGAAACGGTGCTGGCGGCCACGCCGCCAGTTGATCACGCCAAGCGCACGCTTGCCGGCAAGCTCGGCGAACCGGGCGCGCGGCAATGGGCCGAGATGGGCGTCGGTGAGATGGGCGAGAACAAACACGAGGGCTTCCTTATCAGCCCCGCCCCTTCCGAGGAAGGCGGCGCGGGCGCGCAGCCAACTCAATTGAGCGATACTTCAGAGCGCCGTCGCCCACCGCGCCCGCCTCTTGTCACCCGGCTCATCCATGGCTGGCGGCGCCTCGCCCACGGCATGACGCTCGGCGTACGCGCCGTGGTGATCAACGAGGCGCGTGAGGTGTTGTTGGTGCGTCATTCCTATGTATCCGGCTGGCACCTGCCGGGAGGCGGTGTTGATGCCGGCGAGGCCGCCGAGCATGCTCTGGCGCGCGAACTCCTGGAAGAGGCGGCCGTGACACTTATCGGAAGGCCGAACCTTCTCGGCCTGCTGCTCAATGGCCACCTCGCGCGGCGCGATCATGTGGCGCTTTATGTGGTGGAGACGTTTACCGCCGGCACGCCGCGGGTGCCGAATCGCGAAATTATCGAGGTCGGCTTCTTCCCTATCGACGCGCTGCCTGAAGAGACAACCGCCGCCACACGCCGGCGCGTCGCTGAAGTGCGCAGCGGCAGTCCCCCCGCCACGTTCTGGTAACGCCGCTCGCGGGCGCTTTCCGGCCCTGACCGGACGCTAAGACGTGTGCATTCCCCGCTCGTGCCTTGACACCATCGCGGGCGCTTCCTTATATCGCGCGCATTCGCGGATCAGCTCGGCTGGTTCGCTGTGGCGGGGTAGCTCAGCTGGTTAGAGCACGGGAATCATAATCCTGGGGTCGGGGGTTCAAGTCCCTCTCCCGCTACCACTAAACTCTTCTTCCCTCTCATTGCGCGATGTCGCCCCGGGGTGTTCGTTACAGGCCCGGCGGCGAGGGCTGGCGTGCGACTTGGCACGCGCGGATCCGGCGCGAGAGTCCGGGACGTTACTTGCACGCCCTCCACACTTGCACGCCCTCCTCGCGCGATATCATCGAACGTGAATACGAGCGACGAAATAACGTCTGCGCGGGCTTGTTAACGAGCTTTGGCCGTAGTACAGTGTTTGTGTCGATCTTGTACGTTGAACTTTGTCTTGCGCAGAATTGCGCCGTAGCGAACTTCCTCTCAAATCGATGTTAACGTAACGCTCGCGCGGTTGCGGGCGGTAGCATTTCTATGTCGACTTAAAGGATATCGTGATGGCGACAGGTACTGTGAAGTGGTTCAACGGCCAGAAGGGCTATGGTTTCATTCAGCCGGATCAGGGCGGACCCGACGTGTTCGTTCACATTTCGGCAGTTGAGCGTTCGGGCCTTATGGGCCTGACGGATGGTCAGAAGGTTTCTTACGAAATCGAATCCGACCGCCGCAGCGGCAAGCAGTCGGCTGCCAACCTCAAGGCTGCGTGACGAATTGCCTCCGGTCTTTGACCACGGATGTACTGGCATTGATCGTAGAGGCGTTGGAGAGGCCGGGGCAACCCGGCCTTTTTTCATTCGAAGGAGGCCGGCCGTTATGCCAAAGATCACGCGTGATCCGCTGTTCAAGCCCAACCTGTCGAAGTCAGAAAGCAAGGCCGATGCTGTTTCCCGCGCAGCTATGGCAATAATCGAGCGCGAAACCACGCTTCAATCGGCAAAGACCGCCCGCTTGCGTGAAGCCCGCCTGGCCAAAGAAGCCGGCGAGATCACCGGAAAGTCCCGGCGCTAGACGCCAGGACCCGGATCCCCCACACGGCTCCCTGCACCTGCAAGCTCCGGCTCGCCTTTGACTGGCGGACGCAAGGGTGGACGCAGGTCCGTCCCATACGATGACATATTCCGCGCTGTGAGAGACCTGGCGTCGCGCCATTTTGGCCGACGATGCTCACCGTCGCGCAGACGCACGCGCAGTATCATCGGTACGCGCGCCGTCCGCGGTAGCACTGCCCGATCACCTGCCAATCAATGCTCGGTGCGCGACACGACCGGCATGCCATCGGCAAGCTTCTCCTCGCTCGGCGGGAAACCGAGGGTGAGCGCGTAGATCGGTGTCGAGAGAATGGTGTCGCCCAGGTTCAGGCAGCGTTCGATGGCCGCATGATGGAGCGCCGCCGTCGGACAGGCCGATAGCCCGTAGCGCGTCGCGGCGAGCATGACGTTCTGGCCAATGTGGCCGGCCTCGATCAGCACGACGCGATACGCCCCGGCATCGTCATATTTCCACATCGTGCGTTCGAAATGCGCGCACAGCAGTATCACTGCGGGCATGTCGTCCGCCCAGTCCTGTGATCCCAGCAGTTCGGACGGCAGCGGAAACTCGGCGCCCGGCAAACGCCCAAGCGTGTGCTCCGCTGCGGCATAGTGATAAAAGCCCGGCTCCAGCCCTTCGACCGCCCGCGCGTAGACATAAGCCTCGAACGGGTTTCGCGCCCCACCCGATGGCGTCATGCCAAGCGGCAGTTCGCCGACGCAGTTGCGCGTTTTGCCGGTGATCCCCATGCCGGCAAACAGACAATCCGACAATTGCTGGATGGTCACCGGCTTTGGTGCGGCTTCGCGTACAGTGCGGCGGCGCGCCATGAGCTGAAGCAGCTCATTGCCTTCGAACGGCGATGGCAGCATCGTAACGGAAAGAGCGCTGGCCTGCCCGAGAAACAGCGGCGGCTGGTCGCTTGCTGCGGCCTTCTCAACCTGCAGCGCCTCGGCCTCCTCGATCGGCATACAGGGCCGGTCGCGCAGGCTGAAATGAAAGGCCGCGGCAGGAATTCCCCACTTCCAGCGCGCCTCGAAATACTCCTCGGCCGCCGCCTTGCCGGAACCCGCCGTCACCAGCGCCCCCACTTCGATGAGTTGATCGACCGTCTCGCGCAGCTCGGTGGAAGCGAGCTGCGGCAGCCGCCTTTCAAGCTCGGAAAGGCTGGTCCAGTCGTCGACGACATTAAGAAGCAGCAGCAGATCAGGGCTGCACTGGAATGCGGATCGCGAGAGGAAGTTGAACGCTTCAACCGTTCCCTCTCGGCGGGAAAACAGGAGCGTGCGGGCCGCGCGAATCTGCATGTGTCACTGTCCTGGAGGCTCGGTCCCGGGAGGGCCCGCCCCGCTGGTGCGGGACGGGCTCACCGCATCACGCCTTGTTGTACTGCATGGCCGGCGTAACGAACGTGCGGCTGGGAGCGTCAGCAACCTTCACGGTCAGGTTCAGCTTGCGTTCGATGGTCTGGGTGCTGGTCTTCATAATCGCTCTCCGTAAATCGAAGAGGACCGCCATTGATCCTCCCCGCCATGTCAGGCCGTTTGAGGGGCGGCGACAAGAGCAATATTCGGCGAAACCTTCTCTTTAATATCAGTAACTTAGACGTAAATTTAAATTAAATAGCGAAGGTTTCGCTGTTTAATGCACATGCGGCCATGGTCGGCGACGAAGCCGAAATCTAGTTTGGATGGGGTACTCGTACCGGCGTGGGAAGCGGATGTTCGACGGATGCATCATGACCGCGCCCATTCGGCTGTTCGCCGAGGGCTTTGGCCATGGGGTGCGCGCGGAAGAACATGCTGCGGGCGACGCTATGGCGCGCATCGAGGCAGGCATCGAAGCCCTTCGCGCACGAGGTCCGGGTCCCGGAATGGAAGAGCTTGCGATCCTCGACGAGCTTTTGGCCTTGCTGGCGGAAGAGGGCAGGAAGCTCGACGAAGAGGCTACCAGAGACTCCGCTCACCCTCTTTGATCGGCTGGACCGAGAGGTCGAAGCGCCGCACCGTCGCGAGCAGCGAGCGCGACTGCTCCTCCAGCGTGTCCACGATGATCGGATCCAGTGTCGGATCGTCGCTCGACAGCACGTGCGACGCGCGGATAGCGGCGCGGAGCGTCATCCGCGGCGGGCACTGTTTCAGGACCACCGCCGTCACGACGGGCCCTGAGGGGTTGAGAATGCTGGCGTGCCCGCTCAGCATGGCCTCTGAGTGCGTCAGCCATCGCAGCACCAGCAGCGTCGGCTCCTGGCAGCCGACCTGGTTCATGGCGACGAAATAGAGCCAGTGGCGACGCTCCACGACGATGCCGCGATGATCGCCGCGAAAGTGCGACCACCAGGATCCTTTCGCTTCAGAGCGCCCAGTCAGCCGCCGGAACGAGGTGATCCCGTTGTCGCTGCGCACCACGATGAGCGAACGCATGAGACTGCTCGGCTCATGCGGCGTCAGAAAGTAGGCAAAGTACAGCCCCGATTTGAGCGAAGTGCTCCCCTCGATCTCGAACGACTTCATCGTCGCCGCCAATTCGTGCAGCGCGAGCCCTTCGTCCTCGACCGTCCCGGTGGGCACCGGAGCCTTCACGCCATACGGGCGAGCCGGCTTCGCCTCTTCGAAGAGCTCCCTGTCGCTGACACCGAAATAGCTGCACAGCCGCGCCCGCGTCGCCTCGCGTGGCACCAGGTCTCCCGCGAGGTACTTGTTCATCTGCTGGCGGTTGATGCCCGTGGCGCGACAAACCTCAGCGATGCTCTTCTGCTGCTTGCAGAGGCGCGTGAGATTGGCGGCGAATATGGCTCGCAGAAGCATGGGGCATCCAGACGGGACAGCGCGATATGATTCGAGTTTAAACGAAGGATCCTACCGGGCTGTTCACCGCGACAGTTCGACGAGAACAAGGAGCTGCGACGCCTCGCCCCAGATTGTGCCCTCGGCACGCCATCCACCGGCTGGCAGAACAACCCACGAGATATATTGGCACTTTGGTCGTGCATGTCACCGCCTGCGCTGGTCATTGAGCTGTGACACCTCGCATGTCCGGTAACGTATTCAGCTCGCACAAGATCGCAGCGCTCGTCCTCGGGCGCCCGGCACCCCTCTCGCGTTCCACACGAACCAATAGCCGGCCACGGTTGGCGCATCGCCGTCGCCGCGCCAAAACTCCGACCTTGAAAGGGAATTGAACGAGGGTCGGATCCCGGGACACCCTGCCCTGCCGATCGACACACGCCGCCGCAAACGCCTCTCAACACATTGTCTCGACCCGGGTACTGACCTTTCGATACAGTGCGGCTCCGTTAATGCCCCTGGGAGAGATAAATGAGGCCCCTATTGGTTACTGCGCTCGTGCTCGGCCTGACCGGCACGGCCGTTGCGCAGCCATCCGTCCCGATCGCTCCGCAGGTACCGGCAAGCCTTGTCGAGGTTCAATATGGAGGGCCTCCCGGCTACCGCCCGCCGCCCGGCTATCGACCCGGCTATCGTCCGGGATACCGGCCGGGATACCGCCCCCCGCCGCCCGGCTATTATGGTGGCGG comes from the Ancylobacter pratisalsi genome and includes:
- the phnF gene encoding phosphonate metabolism transcriptional regulator PhnF, yielding MSTKMNASDDTSMTGPAIADEAGANDVARGTGIALWRQIVERIEAEIAEGKLAPGSRLPTEMELAERFGVNRHTLRRALGMLTEQGLIEATPGRGTFIKEPPLRYPIASRTRFSEIVSGEGRAPGGRLVGSRVETASAEIAAALRLPPGAFVLRIDMLREADGVPLTLGSHWYEAERCRDLDLVVAATGSVTRALETLGLGDYRRLETRVTARLADEEERKQLSLPSGRAVLVVDAINGDAQRRPIQYSRARFAADRVQLVVKN
- a CDS encoding pyridoxamine 5'-phosphate oxidase family protein, whose product is MARITSLEQLRSLYAEPRDRSRRKVLPALDGHCRRFIGLSPLVMMASFGASARADVTPRGDAPGFVHVEDERTLLIPDRPGNNRLDSLTNLLANPAVGLLFLIPGVDETLRVNGTAAIHDDEDLTALFEIEGRRPTTVLRVAVEEAYLHCAKAFMRSHAWEPAHFMDRACLPSMGEMLRDQLGLATAETQAEMLTRYRETLY
- a CDS encoding helix-turn-helix domain-containing protein → MLLRAIFAANLTRLCKQQKSIAEVCRATGINRQQMNKYLAGDLVPREATRARLCSYFGVSDRELFEEAKPARPYGVKAPVPTGTVEDEGLALHELAATMKSFEIEGSTSLKSGLYFAYFLTPHEPSSLMRSLIVVRSDNGITSFRRLTGRSEAKGSWWSHFRGDHRGIVVERRHWLYFVAMNQVGCQEPTLLVLRWLTHSEAMLSGHASILNPSGPVVTAVVLKQCPPRMTLRAAIRASHVLSSDDPTLDPIIVDTLEEQSRSLLATVRRFDLSVQPIKEGERSLW
- a CDS encoding alpha-hydroxy acid oxidase encodes the protein MARSFEIPQDAVALDDYERLALERLSPQAVAYYAGGAADETTVRWNREAFERRKLAPRVLGSFQGGGTELSLFGQAFVHPILVAPTAHHTFAAPEGELGTVIGAGGAKAGMVVSTESDFTLEEIAARATGPLWFQLYIQHDRGFTIELVRRAEAAGYGALVVTVDAPIHSLRNREQRAGYQPSKLSEHANLRGLHTDHVAHAALGESLMFRGFLDVAARWDDIARLREATRLPILLKGILSPEDAEQAMALGIDGIIVSNHGGRVLDTVPASIDALPAVARAVAGKVPVLMDGGIRRGTDVLKALALGASAVLVGRPCLYGLAVAGPAGVAHVLHLLRCELEIAMVLTGCAHLADIGPHVIWSDQ
- the phnG gene encoding phosphonate C-P lyase system protein PhnG, with protein sequence MNRAEEKLNSSNALQVARQNAMALVARAEPAELASVLDALAPVPAASDLRPAQVGLVMLRGRTGSDGAPFNLGEATVARAAVRLEGGQAGFAYRLGRDAGAARQAAILDALWQDASRRAAVEAALAPVRARLAARRATVEAETAATKVDFFTLVRGED
- a CDS encoding NUDIX domain-containing protein; the encoded protein is MSDTSERRRPPRPPLVTRLIHGWRRLAHGMTLGVRAVVINEAREVLLVRHSYVSGWHLPGGGVDAGEAAEHALARELLEEAAVTLIGRPNLLGLLLNGHLARRDHVALYVVETFTAGTPRVPNREIIEVGFFPIDALPEETTAATRRRVAEVRSGSPPATFW
- a CDS encoding SagB/ThcOx family dehydrogenase — encoded protein: MQIRAARTLLFSRREGTVEAFNFLSRSAFQCSPDLLLLLNVVDDWTSLSELERRLPQLASTELRETVDQLIEVGALVTAGSGKAAAEEYFEARWKWGIPAAAFHFSLRDRPCMPIEEAEALQVEKAAASDQPPLFLGQASALSVTMLPSPFEGNELLQLMARRRTVREAAPKPVTIQQLSDCLFAGMGITGKTRNCVGELPLGMTPSGGARNPFEAYVYARAVEGLEPGFYHYAAAEHTLGRLPGAEFPLPSELLGSQDWADDMPAVILLCAHFERTMWKYDDAGAYRVVLIEAGHIGQNVMLAATRYGLSACPTAALHHAAIERCLNLGDTILSTPIYALTLGFPPSEEKLADGMPVVSRTEH
- the phnH gene encoding phosphonate C-P lyase system protein PhnH, whose amino-acid sequence is MSDQLLALGFRDPVSEAQATFRAAMWALARPGRLSSLSADITPPAPLNREAAALALALCDFETPLWLDAPLAEEPAVAEFLRFHTGAPIVDAPADARFAIVARPTELIDFDMFCQGSPDFPDESTTLILQVDGFQDTSSHGPGFQLEGPGIEGCASFGAHPLPGDFAGRMTRNRALFPRGLDLLLAGAGHVAGLPRSVSVREG
- a CDS encoding metallophosphoesterase family protein, which encodes MFVLAHLTDAHLGPLPRARFAELAGKRALGVINWRRGRQHRFNIATIDLLVADIKAMAPDHIAVTGDLVNVGLAAEFTTALHFLKTLGEGHDVTVVPGNHDAYVRSTAHHALLNWGDYMRGDGVNGDVTAEQAFPFVRRRDGVALVGVSTAVPTRPFMATGRVGSGQRERLGRILDELAEEGLFRVVLIHHPPCGTRSTHKRLIDAELVRDCLARHGAELVICGHDHVPMVEMIHGPGSGLIPVVEAPSFAAGPEDRHWPGGYNLYRIERLPDAKFPWRCTMEARGFKSGDASVDTRTVRVLSTDLSAG
- a CDS encoding cold-shock protein → MATGTVKWFNGQKGYGFIQPDQGGPDVFVHISAVERSGLMGLTDGQKVSYEIESDRRSGKQSAANLKAA